From Bacillus pumilus, one genomic window encodes:
- a CDS encoding bifunctional 4-hydroxy-2-oxoglutarate aldolase/2-dehydro-3-deoxy-phosphogluconate aldolase, which yields MGKSASLSVKEQLAACKLIAVVRAGSEAEGIETIERLKKKGVRAIEVTYTTPNAEHIIASFQHEQDLIVGAGTITTLEQAQSAIDAGSQFIVSPGYLPVIGEHLSFHDTLYVPGVLTPSEIMQAKADGYCLLKLFPSGSFGLSYMKNLQGPFPEIEFIPTGGIHPADVPKWLKAGAVAVGVGSQLESSTAEELQAVLSS from the coding sequence ATGGGCAAGTCAGCAAGTTTGAGCGTTAAAGAGCAGCTCGCGGCTTGTAAGCTGATCGCAGTGGTGAGAGCGGGGAGTGAAGCAGAAGGCATTGAGACCATTGAGCGTTTAAAGAAAAAAGGCGTTCGAGCCATTGAAGTGACGTATACCACGCCTAATGCTGAACACATCATCGCGTCCTTTCAGCATGAGCAAGATCTGATTGTAGGAGCAGGCACAATCACAACCCTTGAGCAGGCACAATCAGCCATTGACGCAGGCTCACAATTTATTGTCAGTCCAGGATATCTCCCTGTGATCGGAGAGCATCTCTCATTTCACGACACACTCTATGTACCAGGTGTCCTCACCCCAAGTGAAATCATGCAGGCAAAAGCAGATGGCTACTGCTTGCTCAAGCTTTTTCCAAGCGGTTCCTTCGGTTTATCCTATATGAAAAACTTACAAGGTCCGTTTCCAGAGATTGAATTTATTCCAACGGGCGGTATTCATCCAGCCGATGTGCCAAAATGGCTGAAAGCAGGTGCAGTGGCAGTAGGAGTCGGAAGTCAGCTTGAAAGCAGTACAGCAGAAGAGTTACAAGCGGTACTTT
- a CDS encoding sugar kinase, whose product MKALDAVTFGESMAMFYAKEAGELHQVQTFQKALAGAESNVAVGLARLGFDVGWMSKVGADSLGTFILEELQKEGVDTSAVIRSNDGSQTGILLKSKVMDGDPDVTYYRKGSAASTMSPSDFPASYFKQAGHLHMTGIPPALSSEMRAFSFCALQKMKDAGKTISFDPNLRLQLWEEEEDMIHTVNQMAFQVDWFFPGLAEGQRLTGCHEPEEIADVYLQKGVKLVVIKLGAEGAFYKSAASQGIVSGFYVPDVVDTVGAGDGFAVGVISGLLDGLSYEKSVTRGNAVGALAVMSPGDKDGLPTREELQAFMKEAKRYHRREYMKGDEGYGQVSKFER is encoded by the coding sequence GTGAAAGCATTGGATGCGGTCACATTTGGGGAATCAATGGCGATGTTTTACGCAAAAGAAGCCGGAGAGCTTCATCAAGTGCAGACATTTCAAAAGGCGCTTGCTGGTGCCGAAAGTAACGTGGCAGTCGGTTTGGCAAGGCTTGGCTTTGATGTGGGATGGATGAGCAAAGTCGGAGCAGATTCACTTGGCACATTTATTTTAGAAGAGCTTCAAAAAGAAGGGGTCGATACAAGTGCAGTGATCCGTTCAAATGATGGGTCTCAAACAGGGATTTTACTTAAATCAAAAGTGATGGATGGAGACCCTGACGTCACGTATTATCGTAAAGGCTCTGCTGCGAGCACAATGAGTCCAAGCGACTTTCCCGCCAGCTATTTCAAACAGGCAGGACACCTCCATATGACAGGCATTCCGCCTGCATTATCCAGTGAAATGAGAGCGTTTTCTTTTTGTGCTCTTCAAAAAATGAAAGATGCAGGCAAAACCATTTCATTTGATCCAAACCTTCGGCTGCAGCTATGGGAAGAGGAGGAAGATATGATCCATACGGTGAATCAAATGGCTTTTCAAGTGGATTGGTTTTTTCCGGGGCTTGCAGAAGGGCAAAGGCTCACAGGCTGTCACGAGCCGGAAGAGATTGCCGATGTTTATTTGCAAAAAGGCGTCAAGCTTGTGGTCATAAAGCTCGGTGCAGAAGGTGCCTTTTATAAAAGTGCAGCCAGCCAGGGGATTGTGAGTGGATTTTATGTGCCAGATGTCGTTGATACAGTCGGTGCCGGTGATGGATTTGCCGTGGGGGTCATCAGCGGCTTATTGGACGGTTTATCATATGAAAAATCTGTGACAAGAGGCAATGCTGTAGGAGCTCTTGCGGTGATGTCTCCTGGCGATAAAGACGGACTGCCTACTCGGGAAGAGCTTCAGGCTTTTATGAAAGAAGCCAAACGATATCACAGACGAGAATATATGAAGGGAGATGAAGGATATGGGCAAGTCAGCAAGTTTGAGCGTTAA
- a CDS encoding LacI family DNA-binding transcriptional regulator encodes MKEKKQTKVTINEVAAYAGVSKSTVSRYINGRTNEISADKVKKIKKAIEELHYRPSQLAQGLKVRKSKVIGFIVADITNPFSVATLRGVEEICDEYGYSIMVCNTDNRPEKEREMLLKLNAHYIEGLIINTTGQNNDILQDFKKNGVPIVLVDRKLPELKVDTVTTNNRDITIRLLQQMYEKGYEHIGFFTEPVDGISPREERKEAYEQTAMSKHKPSIIAEIDLKKKEQLREELVRFVQLNQQKKAILAANGLLMLKLISELVELGIKIPEEIGIAGFDDTEWYKLIGPGITTVAQPSHEMGKAAMQKIKTRLEGDESAPQTIQLDGEIIVRKSL; translated from the coding sequence ATGAAAGAGAAAAAGCAAACGAAAGTCACCATCAACGAAGTGGCCGCTTATGCAGGTGTTTCAAAATCAACTGTATCTAGATATATCAATGGCAGAACAAATGAAATTTCTGCTGATAAGGTAAAAAAAATCAAGAAAGCCATTGAGGAACTCCATTATCGTCCGAGTCAGCTCGCTCAAGGATTAAAAGTAAGAAAAAGCAAGGTCATTGGGTTTATTGTAGCCGACATTACGAATCCATTCTCTGTAGCGACACTTCGCGGTGTCGAAGAAATTTGTGATGAATATGGATACAGCATCATGGTGTGCAACACAGATAACCGTCCAGAAAAAGAACGAGAAATGCTCCTCAAGCTGAATGCGCATTATATTGAAGGGCTCATCATCAATACGACAGGCCAGAACAATGACATTCTGCAGGATTTTAAGAAAAACGGTGTACCGATTGTCCTTGTTGACCGGAAGTTACCTGAACTAAAAGTCGACACAGTGACAACGAATAACCGTGATATCACGATCCGGCTACTTCAACAAATGTATGAGAAAGGCTATGAGCACATCGGCTTCTTTACTGAGCCGGTCGATGGAATCAGTCCTCGTGAAGAACGAAAAGAAGCATATGAACAGACAGCTATGAGTAAACATAAGCCGTCCATTATTGCAGAAATTGATTTGAAGAAAAAGGAGCAATTGCGAGAAGAGCTTGTCCGTTTTGTACAACTAAACCAACAGAAAAAAGCGATTTTAGCAGCCAATGGATTACTCATGCTGAAGCTGATAAGTGAACTTGTAGAGCTTGGGATAAAGATTCCAGAGGAGATAGGCATTGCAGGGTTTGATGATACAGAATGGTATAAGCTGATTGGGCCTGGAATTACAACGGTTGCCCAGCCATCTCATGAAATGGGGAAAGCCGCAATGCAAAAAATCAAGACACGGCTTGAAGGGGATGAAAGTGCGCCCCAAACCATTCAGCTTGATGGAGAAATCATCGTAAGAAAATCTTTATAA
- the kduI gene encoding 5-dehydro-4-deoxy-D-glucuronate isomerase, with protein MENRYAVHPEQVKRFTTEELRRHFHIPTLFVSGELKLYYSHEDRVVIGGVMPAAEPLKLDAGDFLRTEYFLERREIGIVNVGGQGTVTVDGEAFVLEHKDFLYIGLGHEDVQFASSSGEEAKFYLVSATAHQAYPTQKAAIAELTPNHLGEASASNVRNLYQVIHANGIQSCQLMMGITQLETNNTWNTMPAHIHDRRMEVYLYLDIEEDARVFHFMGEPSETRHLVVANEEAVISPAWSIHSGSGTANYSFIWAMAGENYTFKDMDFVPMDQLR; from the coding sequence ATGGAAAATCGTTATGCTGTACACCCTGAGCAGGTCAAACGTTTTACAACAGAGGAACTTCGTCGTCATTTTCATATTCCTACGCTATTCGTCAGTGGTGAATTAAAGCTCTACTATTCGCATGAGGATCGCGTGGTGATTGGCGGAGTCATGCCGGCAGCAGAGCCGCTCAAATTAGATGCCGGAGACTTTTTACGTACGGAATATTTCCTTGAAAGACGAGAGATCGGCATTGTGAATGTCGGCGGACAAGGAACGGTTACTGTCGATGGTGAGGCCTTTGTGCTGGAGCATAAAGATTTCTTATATATTGGGCTTGGACACGAAGATGTACAGTTTGCTAGTTCATCAGGCGAAGAGGCCAAGTTCTATCTTGTATCAGCCACGGCTCATCAAGCGTACCCTACACAAAAAGCAGCCATCGCTGAATTAACACCAAATCACTTAGGGGAAGCGTCTGCTTCAAACGTACGAAACCTGTATCAAGTCATCCACGCAAACGGTATCCAAAGCTGTCAGCTCATGATGGGAATCACTCAGCTGGAAACAAATAACACATGGAACACGATGCCCGCTCATATTCATGATCGGCGTATGGAAGTGTACTTATATCTTGATATCGAAGAGGATGCTCGTGTCTTTCATTTTATGGGAGAGCCATCTGAAACAAGACATCTCGTTGTCGCCAATGAGGAAGCGGTCATTTCTCCTGCCTGGTCCATTCATTCAGGATCAGGTACAGCGAATTATTCATTTATTTGGGCGATGGCAGGCGAGAACTATACGTTCAAAGATATGGACTTTGTCCCAATGGACCAGCTGAGGTAA
- the kduD gene encoding 2-dehydro-3-deoxy-D-gluconate 5-dehydrogenase KduD, with product MTSASYVASLFSLEGKTALVTGPGTGIGQGIAVALARSGADIIGTYHHTPLEETKALVEQAGHSFHAVQVDFSDPQTAKQAVDAMLQKHTIDILINNAGTIKREQAAHYSEEDWHTVMDVNINSLFFLTQRVGQQMLKNRQGKIVNIASLLSFQGGVFVPAYTASKHAVAGLTKAFANEWANQHIQVNAIAPGYIATNNTQAIRDDGNRNEEILKRIPAGRWGKPEDLAGAAVFLSSPASDYMNGHILAVDGGWLAR from the coding sequence ATGACGTCAGCATCCTATGTAGCGTCCCTCTTTTCTCTTGAAGGCAAAACAGCCCTTGTGACAGGTCCTGGAACCGGCATTGGGCAGGGCATTGCTGTGGCGCTTGCCAGATCAGGCGCAGATATTATCGGCACATACCACCACACACCGCTTGAGGAAACGAAAGCGCTAGTCGAACAGGCGGGCCACTCATTTCATGCGGTTCAGGTTGACTTTTCCGACCCTCAAACGGCAAAGCAGGCTGTCGATGCCATGTTACAAAAGCATACGATCGATATTTTAATCAATAATGCTGGCACCATTAAAAGAGAGCAGGCCGCTCATTATTCAGAGGAAGATTGGCATACGGTCATGGATGTGAATATCAATAGTCTCTTTTTCCTCACCCAAAGGGTTGGACAGCAGATGCTGAAAAACAGGCAAGGGAAAATCGTCAATATCGCCTCCCTTCTTTCGTTTCAAGGCGGCGTCTTTGTCCCCGCTTATACAGCAAGTAAACACGCAGTCGCAGGGCTGACGAAGGCCTTTGCAAACGAATGGGCGAACCAGCATATACAAGTGAATGCGATCGCTCCTGGTTACATTGCGACCAATAACACGCAAGCCATTCGAGACGATGGAAATCGAAATGAAGAGATACTCAAACGAATCCCCGCCGGGCGCTGGGGTAAGCCCGAGGATCTAGCCGGCGCTGCTGTTTTCCTTAGCTCACCAGCCTCTGATTATATGAACGGTCATATTTTAGCTGTTGATGGCGGCTGGCTTGCCAGATAA
- a CDS encoding spore germination protein — MKSRIEQDIASVIKRVKSFAGKSDDIVFHSFSFGPSAISACLMYVEGLTEFEMLSKQIISPMQKELDITEVDSTTLPSLSKTFFGIQNDVLEDMNLAIEQLYNGRAILFVNGATQALALQTNLFQFREVEEPQSEVLVRGPRIGFIENLEKNTALIRERANDPNLVIQKINVGTRNKKSAALVYVRDIVDPKLVEDILSRMTEIKMDDIPETGYIEQLIEDSHISIFPQIQNTERPDRVIASVLEGKVSILLDGTPFALIMPMTLTALMQSPEDYYQRWTSATLLRLLRYFAVLLTIFLPGLYIALVSYHPGLLPTRMALTIAGSRQNVPFPPVVEAILMSFTIELLREAGLRLPRAIGQTIGLIGGVIIGQAAVQANIVSALMVIIVSLTALADFTAPSYDFSFPLRILRFMAIFSSAMLGLYGLIMCYLFVLCHLMQLKTFGFDYFTPVLSSPFSDLKDTYVRLPIGLFKSRPKTAKIKNLKRQGD; from the coding sequence ATGAAAAGTCGTATTGAACAAGATATAGCGTCCGTCATCAAGCGTGTCAAAAGCTTTGCCGGGAAAAGTGATGATATCGTGTTCCACTCATTTTCATTTGGCCCTTCTGCTATCTCTGCATGTCTCATGTACGTTGAAGGACTCACAGAATTTGAGATGCTTTCCAAGCAAATCATTTCACCCATGCAAAAGGAACTGGACATCACCGAGGTTGATTCTACTACGCTTCCGTCCCTGTCTAAAACGTTCTTTGGCATTCAAAATGACGTGCTGGAAGATATGAACCTTGCCATCGAGCAGTTATATAACGGCAGGGCTATTTTATTTGTAAATGGAGCAACGCAAGCACTTGCGCTCCAAACGAACCTTTTTCAATTTAGAGAAGTAGAAGAGCCGCAATCGGAAGTCCTTGTAAGAGGGCCGCGGATCGGTTTTATTGAAAATCTTGAAAAAAACACAGCTTTAATCCGTGAGCGGGCAAACGACCCTAACCTTGTCATTCAAAAGATAAATGTAGGTACTCGCAATAAAAAGTCTGCTGCCCTTGTGTACGTTCGTGATATTGTTGATCCCAAATTAGTAGAAGATATTTTATCACGCATGACCGAAATCAAAATGGATGACATCCCTGAAACCGGCTATATTGAACAGCTGATTGAGGACAGCCATATCTCCATTTTTCCGCAGATTCAAAATACAGAACGTCCAGACAGGGTGATCGCATCCGTGCTTGAAGGCAAAGTCTCCATTTTGCTCGACGGCACACCTTTTGCCCTCATCATGCCTATGACACTTACAGCCTTGATGCAATCACCGGAGGATTATTACCAAAGATGGACAAGTGCGACTCTTTTGCGCCTACTCCGTTATTTTGCCGTACTGTTAACGATTTTTTTACCAGGGCTCTACATCGCTCTTGTCTCATATCACCCCGGTTTATTACCAACACGAATGGCACTCACCATTGCAGGCAGCAGGCAGAATGTTCCGTTTCCTCCTGTTGTCGAGGCGATTCTTATGTCTTTTACGATTGAGCTGCTGCGAGAAGCTGGACTTCGGCTTCCTAGAGCCATCGGGCAGACGATTGGGCTCATTGGCGGCGTCATCATTGGTCAGGCGGCTGTCCAAGCCAATATCGTCAGTGCGTTAATGGTGATTATCGTGTCGCTGACCGCATTGGCCGATTTCACTGCCCCTTCGTATGACTTTAGTTTCCCGCTGCGCATCTTGCGTTTTATGGCCATTTTCAGTTCAGCGATGCTTGGGTTATACGGCTTGATCATGTGTTATTTATTTGTGCTTTGTCACCTGATGCAATTAAAGACCTTTGGTTTTGACTATTTCACACCTGTTTTATCTTCACCGTTTTCAGATTTAAAGGATACGTACGTACGTTTACCAATTGGGCTATTTAAATCGAGACCGAAAACAGCAAAAATAAAAAATCTCAAAAGACAAGGAGATTAA
- a CDS encoding GerAB/ArcD/ProY family transporter — protein MYRAEKLSLLQVTILCSSTMIGAGILTIPRSSANSGFPDGWIIVLIQGVIFAFVAFLLGWIAEKNAPDTIFESNKKGAGAFFGTIFNLMLIAYLLGIVGFEARVLGEVVQFFLLESTPMAVIVMIFLLVAIYHLKSGIFPIVKMVTYIYPMTMIIYIGLMLFSLKIFDFDYLRPVMANGFKDFSNLFSQTFIQFTGFEVILFVVPLIYKDKWSKAKWAAAIGVGITSLIYSLTLFIVIGSMTVGETKSLTWPTVSLIQALELEGVFIERFDIFLLTIWTCQQFICMLGFFQFAIKGCHTVFKTTNVTRLLWLLFLITSALSLFPRNINEVFYYSTLLGYALFAVLAIPFITAVLLMIRKKWGGRSA, from the coding sequence ATGTACAGAGCTGAGAAGCTATCATTGTTACAAGTCACCATTCTGTGCAGCTCTACAATGATAGGCGCTGGAATTTTAACCATTCCACGCAGTTCTGCCAATTCAGGGTTCCCTGATGGCTGGATCATTGTATTAATACAGGGAGTCATCTTTGCTTTCGTTGCTTTTTTGTTAGGATGGATTGCTGAAAAAAATGCGCCGGACACCATTTTTGAGTCAAATAAAAAAGGAGCCGGTGCATTCTTTGGCACGATCTTTAATTTAATGCTGATCGCTTATTTACTAGGCATTGTCGGCTTTGAAGCGCGTGTCCTCGGGGAAGTGGTCCAATTTTTCCTGCTGGAATCGACTCCTATGGCAGTGATTGTGATGATTTTTCTTCTTGTGGCGATCTATCATTTGAAAAGTGGTATCTTTCCAATAGTGAAAATGGTGACATACATATATCCGATGACGATGATCATTTATATTGGGCTCATGCTGTTTAGTTTGAAAATATTCGATTTTGATTACTTACGCCCGGTGATGGCGAACGGGTTTAAAGATTTCAGTAATTTGTTCTCTCAAACATTTATTCAATTTACAGGCTTTGAGGTCATTTTGTTTGTTGTACCACTCATTTATAAAGACAAATGGTCGAAGGCGAAATGGGCCGCTGCGATCGGGGTCGGAATTACCTCACTTATCTATTCTCTCACGCTCTTTATTGTGATTGGTTCCATGACCGTTGGAGAAACGAAATCCCTCACCTGGCCCACTGTCTCCCTCATTCAAGCACTAGAACTTGAAGGGGTCTTCATTGAACGGTTTGATATTTTTTTACTGACGATCTGGACTTGCCAGCAGTTCATTTGTATGCTTGGCTTTTTCCAATTTGCCATTAAAGGGTGCCACACAGTCTTTAAGACGACCAATGTAACGAGACTGCTTTGGCTGCTGTTTTTGATTACCTCTGCCCTCTCTTTATTTCCGAGAAATATCAATGAAGTTTTTTACTACTCTACTTTACTCGGCTACGCATTGTTCGCGGTTTTAGCCATTCCTTTTATTACAGCTGTTCTGCTGATGATACGTAAAAAATGGGGAGGTCGTTCTGCATGA
- a CDS encoding Ger(x)C family spore germination protein, with protein MRGRRVLFIFLSCCLILLSSGCWDLKDIEKLSFVRGVGIDEEDENGVKLTYQNLVPKTGGTQEADSPGYVNVVSKGKNVLEAVSNVALKDPPIYSDHLKIFLFGKNQAEHHDIQGTLNHFIRDDEVRRSSYLLVSRNDASKVINQKLKSQQKVPVENIFETSKNRSFNGKILLPTRIGRASDYFQMGISFLVQSVDAINGELIYDGAGIIDGKTRKLIGFIPSKDVQSLNWVMDRISGGVVPATYKDFPITYEIKKSKTKVEPYLNNGKISFKICIQTNGKLSEDQYPPENSYDEQYIKRFEQIFSKKIKGHIQKAVSHMQNEVGVDPIFLSKHFRIKYPDYWEKHRNEWDTLFQEADIEYDVKVSILNFGAEGATKSFKW; from the coding sequence ATGAGAGGAAGGCGTGTATTGTTCATCTTTTTATCCTGCTGTCTTATCCTTTTATCATCAGGGTGCTGGGATTTAAAGGATATTGAAAAACTATCGTTTGTACGCGGTGTTGGTATTGATGAGGAAGATGAGAATGGAGTTAAGCTGACCTACCAAAACCTTGTACCGAAAACAGGCGGAACACAAGAAGCCGATTCTCCTGGCTATGTGAATGTCGTCTCAAAAGGGAAAAATGTGCTGGAGGCTGTCAGTAATGTCGCCTTAAAGGACCCGCCGATCTATAGTGATCATCTGAAAATCTTCTTGTTCGGCAAAAATCAAGCAGAGCATCACGATATTCAAGGAACGCTCAATCACTTTATACGAGATGATGAGGTTAGGCGAAGCAGCTATCTTCTCGTGTCACGAAATGATGCGTCAAAAGTGATCAACCAAAAATTGAAATCTCAGCAAAAGGTTCCGGTTGAGAATATCTTTGAAACATCTAAAAACCGAAGCTTTAATGGGAAAATTTTGCTGCCAACACGTATTGGCCGGGCGTCCGATTACTTTCAGATGGGCATTAGCTTCCTTGTACAAAGTGTAGATGCGATAAACGGTGAACTTATTTATGATGGGGCAGGAATTATAGATGGAAAAACACGAAAACTGATTGGCTTCATCCCTTCGAAGGATGTCCAATCTTTAAACTGGGTGATGGACCGGATATCAGGCGGTGTTGTACCTGCCACCTACAAAGACTTTCCGATCACGTATGAAATTAAGAAATCAAAAACCAAGGTTGAACCCTATCTGAACAATGGGAAAATTTCCTTTAAAATTTGCATACAAACAAATGGAAAATTATCAGAGGATCAATACCCTCCTGAAAATTCATACGATGAGCAGTACATCAAACGATTTGAGCAGATTTTCTCTAAGAAAATTAAAGGACACATTCAAAAAGCAGTGAGTCATATGCAAAATGAAGTAGGCGTTGATCCTATCTTTTTAAGCAAGCATTTCCGTATTAAATACCCTGACTATTGGGAAAAGCATCGAAACGAGTGGGATACGCTCTTTCAAGAAGCGGATATCGAATATGATGTCAAAGTCAGCATTTTAAACTTTGGGGCAGAAGGCGCAACAAAAAGCTTCAAATGGTAA
- a CDS encoding bifunctional glycosyltransferase family 2 protein/class I SAM-dependent methyltransferase, whose protein sequence is MKGKTSIVMLTYNELHLTKKCIDSIKHHTRSDQYELIIVDNASTDGTKEYVRELKDVIFIENTENQGFAKGCNQGAKKATGDSILFLNNDTIVTENWLSPLKEALFASERIGMVGPVSNYVSGPQMVEPSYTDVKELSVFAKNYTAAKKGQRTYVHRLVGFCLLVKRELIEEVGLFDERFVYGSFEDDDLCLRSLLKGYQLQIVHDSFVHHHGHATFRANQETNISTLFAENRLRFLDKWGIDLNLMTPHPYFAALLPEDAVCVLDVGCGAGATGLELMNRQSVEMYGVEKDPLKAAIAKAYYEEVIEAKADEYPWLEKKAFFDAIIFSDVLEHVSDPWHIIEQAHASLKPGGVVICCLPNMMHAEVLLPLMTGDFTYQDAGILDRGHLRFFTLNTMRALFPDYLFERVIEQRINVQIDQNVQLFFDEVARVGASLGFQTKALSDQVTLYQLLIVVRKKGGSPSG, encoded by the coding sequence ATGAAAGGGAAAACGAGCATTGTCATGCTGACGTACAATGAACTGCATTTAACGAAAAAATGTATCGACAGCATCAAGCACCATACCCGAAGTGACCAATATGAACTCATCATCGTTGATAATGCGTCAACCGACGGTACGAAGGAATATGTGAGAGAACTGAAAGATGTGATTTTCATTGAAAACACAGAGAATCAAGGCTTTGCAAAGGGATGTAATCAAGGAGCGAAAAAAGCGACAGGAGATAGCATTCTCTTTTTAAATAACGACACGATCGTAACGGAAAACTGGCTTTCTCCATTAAAAGAGGCGTTATTTGCATCAGAACGTATTGGGATGGTAGGACCAGTCTCCAATTATGTGAGCGGTCCTCAAATGGTCGAGCCATCGTATACAGATGTGAAGGAGCTCTCAGTATTTGCGAAGAATTATACGGCTGCGAAAAAAGGTCAGAGAACTTATGTACATCGACTTGTGGGGTTTTGTCTGCTTGTGAAAAGAGAGCTCATTGAAGAGGTGGGGTTATTTGATGAGCGGTTCGTGTATGGATCTTTTGAGGATGACGATCTTTGTTTGAGATCCTTGCTAAAGGGATATCAGCTGCAAATCGTCCACGATTCATTTGTGCATCATCACGGTCATGCAACCTTTCGTGCGAATCAAGAAACGAACATCTCTACACTGTTTGCTGAGAACAGGCTTCGGTTTTTAGATAAATGGGGCATTGATCTCAATCTGATGACCCCCCATCCGTACTTTGCGGCTTTGCTGCCTGAAGACGCTGTATGTGTGCTTGATGTGGGATGCGGTGCAGGGGCCACAGGGCTTGAACTAATGAATCGGCAGTCTGTTGAAATGTACGGGGTAGAGAAAGATCCATTAAAAGCAGCCATTGCAAAGGCATATTATGAAGAAGTCATCGAGGCAAAAGCAGATGAATACCCGTGGTTAGAGAAAAAAGCTTTTTTTGATGCGATTATTTTTTCTGATGTTTTAGAGCATGTGTCAGATCCTTGGCACATCATTGAACAAGCGCACGCATCTTTAAAACCGGGCGGTGTGGTCATTTGCTGCCTGCCAAACATGATGCATGCGGAGGTGCTTCTCCCGTTAATGACAGGGGATTTTACGTATCAAGATGCAGGGATTTTAGACCGAGGCCACCTGAGGTTCTTCACACTAAACACGATGCGTGCACTTTTCCCAGACTATTTGTTTGAACGGGTGATCGAGCAGCGGATCAATGTTCAGATTGATCAAAACGTCCAATTGTTTTTTGACGAGGTGGCGAGAGTAGGAGCGTCACTTGGCTTTCAAACAAAAGCGTTGTCTGATCAAGTGACTCTATATCAGCTTTTAATTGTCGTGCGTAAAAAAGGCGGCTCCCCTTCGGGATAA